In Fortiea contorta PCC 7126, one genomic interval encodes:
- a CDS encoding SDR family NAD(P)-dependent oxidoreductase — MFFINENYQVHALIVGANQGIGLGFVKKLLVYENITKIYATYRQIDTSTELIALAGEYPEKLICLSLDVTEENQIREITKQIGDEVKRLHLVINCVGLLHDGNFQPEKSLKQLNSENLLRYFQVNSIGAALLAKHLLPLFRHPERSIFATISAKLGSISDNQLGGWYGYRASKAALNMLMRTAAIEYARSCPQALVVTLHPGTTDTRLSRPFQTNVPTEKLFSVERTVTQLLDVLAQMQPGDSGQFFSWDGKKLPW, encoded by the coding sequence ATGTTTTTTATTAATGAAAATTATCAGGTTCACGCTTTAATTGTGGGAGCAAATCAAGGTATTGGTCTAGGTTTTGTGAAAAAATTACTCGTTTATGAAAACATTACCAAAATCTACGCTACTTACCGTCAAATAGATACATCCACAGAATTAATAGCTTTGGCTGGAGAGTATCCGGAAAAGTTAATTTGTTTATCGTTAGATGTTACCGAAGAAAATCAGATTAGGGAAATTACCAAACAAATAGGAGATGAAGTTAAGCGACTACATTTAGTCATTAACTGTGTGGGATTATTGCATGACGGTAATTTCCAACCTGAAAAAAGTCTCAAACAACTCAATTCTGAAAATTTGCTGCGCTACTTCCAAGTTAATAGTATTGGCGCGGCGTTACTCGCTAAACATTTATTACCTTTATTTCGCCATCCAGAGCGCAGCATATTCGCCACTATTTCAGCAAAATTAGGTAGTATTAGTGATAATCAACTGGGTGGTTGGTATGGTTATCGCGCCTCTAAAGCTGCGCTGAATATGTTGATGCGGACAGCAGCAATTGAATATGCCAGGAGTTGTCCGCAAGCTTTAGTAGTAACTTTACACCCAGGCACAACCGACACCCGCCTGTCTCGTCCGTTTCAAACAAATGTACCCACAGAAAAATTATTCTCTGTAGAACGCACTGTGACGCAATTGCTGGATGTGCTCGCACAAATGCAACCAGGCGATAGTGGACAATTTTTTTCCTGGGATGGAAAAAAACTGCCTTGGTAA
- the ilvA gene encoding threonine ammonia-lyase, biosynthetic, whose protein sequence is MYCDYLVQILTARVYDVAQETPLEYAPNLSARLHNQLLLKREDMQSVFSFKLRGAYNKMVNLPPDLLAQGVIAASAGNHAQGVALSASRLGTRAIIVMPITTPQVKVDAVRARGGEVVLHGNTYDDAYAYARQLEIEKGLTFIHPFDDPDVIAGQGTIGMEILRQYQQPIHAIFVAIGGGGLIAGIGAYVKRLRPEIKIIGVEPVDADAMHQSLKAGQRVRLSQVGLFADGVAVREVGEETFHLCQQYVDEIILVDTDDTCAAIKDVFEDTRSILEPAGALAIAAAKAYTEREQIQGQTLIAVACGANMNFDRLRFVAERAEFGERREAIFAVTIPEKPGSLRQFCECIGKRNLTEFNYRIADQTTAHIFVGMQIQNRADAAKMVETFESCGFQTIDLTDDELTKLHLRHMVGGHSPLANNELLYRFEFPERPGALMKFVGSMSPDWNISMFHYRNNGSDYGRIVVGIQVPPHEMEEWQAFLDTLGYRYWDESRNPAYKLFLG, encoded by the coding sequence ATGTATTGTGATTACTTGGTACAAATTCTGACTGCGCGTGTATATGATGTTGCTCAAGAAACACCTTTAGAATACGCCCCTAATCTTTCAGCTCGATTGCACAATCAATTGCTGCTGAAGCGAGAAGATATGCAATCGGTCTTCTCTTTTAAGTTGCGGGGCGCGTATAACAAAATGGTAAATTTACCACCAGATTTGCTAGCGCAAGGTGTAATTGCTGCATCTGCGGGTAATCATGCTCAAGGTGTGGCTCTGAGTGCTAGTCGTCTGGGTACACGAGCGATTATTGTAATGCCAATTACTACACCACAGGTGAAGGTGGATGCTGTGCGGGCGCGGGGAGGTGAGGTGGTGTTGCATGGTAATACCTATGATGATGCTTATGCTTATGCTCGGCAATTGGAGATAGAAAAAGGATTAACTTTTATTCATCCTTTTGATGACCCGGATGTGATTGCTGGACAAGGAACAATTGGGATGGAGATTTTGCGACAATATCAGCAACCAATACATGCAATTTTTGTAGCGATTGGTGGTGGGGGATTGATTGCAGGGATTGGGGCTTATGTCAAGCGGTTGCGTCCGGAAATTAAAATTATTGGTGTGGAGCCGGTTGATGCTGATGCGATGCATCAATCGTTGAAAGCGGGACAAAGAGTGCGTTTATCTCAGGTGGGTTTATTTGCTGATGGGGTAGCGGTGCGAGAGGTGGGAGAAGAAACCTTTCATTTATGTCAGCAGTATGTAGATGAAATCATTTTAGTGGATACGGATGATACTTGTGCGGCTATTAAAGATGTGTTTGAGGATACGCGATCTATTTTAGAACCAGCGGGGGCGCTGGCGATCGCAGCGGCGAAAGCCTATACAGAAAGGGAACAAATCCAAGGTCAAACGCTGATTGCTGTGGCTTGCGGTGCTAACATGAATTTTGATCGCCTGCGCTTTGTGGCAGAAAGGGCAGAGTTTGGTGAACGCCGCGAAGCAATTTTTGCTGTGACGATTCCGGAAAAACCAGGTAGTCTGCGTCAGTTTTGTGAATGTATTGGTAAACGCAATCTGACTGAGTTTAACTATCGCATTGCTGATCAAACCACTGCTCATATTTTTGTGGGGATGCAAATTCAAAACCGGGCTGATGCGGCGAAGATGGTAGAAACTTTTGAAAGTTGCGGCTTCCAAACCATTGACCTCACCGATGATGAACTGACAAAATTGCACCTACGGCATATGGTGGGTGGACATTCTCCTTTAGCAAACAACGAATTACTCTACCGCTTCGAGTTTCCTGAGCGTCCCGGCGCTTTGATGAAATTTGTTGGTTCTATGAGTCCTGATTGGAATATTAGCATGTTCCACTACCGCAATAATGGTTCAGATTACGGGCGGATTGTGGTAGGTATCCAAGTACCTCCCCATGAGATGGAAGAATGGCAAGCTTTTCTTGATACCCTTGGCTATCGTTATTGGGATGAAAGCCGTAACCCGGCTTATAAGTTGTTTTTGGGATAG
- the recR gene encoding recombination mediator RecR: MVKVKHSGDKTTVYARPLARLIEQLQRLPGVGPKSAQRLALHILKRPESEVEALAQALIDAKKQVGLCSVCFHLSAEPVCEICRNPNRDQNTICIVADSRDVIALEKTREFKGKYHVLGGVISPMDAIGPEQLTIESLVRRVSQQKPQEVILAISPSVEGETTTLYVGQLLKPFTKVTRIAFGLPVGGDLEYADEVTLARALEGRRELD; the protein is encoded by the coding sequence ATAGTTAAGGTAAAACACTCTGGAGATAAAACCACGGTTTACGCACGCCCTTTAGCAAGGTTAATTGAACAATTGCAACGCCTACCAGGAGTTGGGCCTAAATCAGCCCAGCGTTTAGCTTTGCATATCCTCAAGCGACCAGAATCAGAAGTGGAAGCTTTAGCACAAGCTCTAATTGATGCTAAAAAACAAGTAGGCTTGTGTTCTGTTTGCTTTCATTTATCTGCTGAACCAGTTTGCGAAATCTGTCGCAATCCTAACCGCGATCAAAATACTATCTGTATTGTTGCAGATTCTCGTGATGTGATTGCTCTGGAAAAAACCCGCGAATTTAAAGGCAAGTATCATGTTTTGGGTGGGGTAATTTCACCAATGGATGCTATCGGCCCAGAACAGTTGACAATTGAGTCTTTAGTGCGACGGGTAAGTCAGCAAAAACCTCAAGAAGTGATTTTAGCAATCAGTCCTAGTGTGGAAGGAGAAACAACCACACTATATGTTGGTCAATTATTGAAACCATTTACTAAGGTGACGCGGATTGCTTTTGGCTTGCCTGTGGGCGGCGATTTGGAATATGCTGATGAAGTGACGCTGGCGAGAGCATTGGAAGGACGACGGGAGTTAGATTAA
- a CDS encoding phosphoribosyltransferase: MIFKDRRIAGQLLAQELAAYANRPDVSVLALPRGGVPVAFEIAQALNVPLDVLVVRKLGVPHQEELAMGAIASGGIRILNEQVISQLKITDEQIAKATSHEERELKRREKLYRGERPFPNLKGSTIILVDDGLATGATMWAAITAVRKQQPARIIIAVSVAAPQTCQELETQVDELVCIATPNPFYSVGLWYENFPQTTDDEVCSLLKQATNNYIPDVAETIAVKEDNFS, translated from the coding sequence ATGATATTCAAAGACCGGAGGATTGCTGGTCAATTGTTAGCCCAAGAATTAGCCGCTTATGCTAACCGCCCGGATGTGTCAGTATTGGCTTTACCCAGGGGTGGTGTACCTGTGGCTTTTGAAATTGCTCAAGCCTTAAATGTTCCTCTAGATGTACTTGTAGTTCGTAAGCTTGGCGTACCCCATCAAGAAGAATTAGCAATGGGAGCGATCGCATCTGGTGGTATACGTATACTTAATGAGCAAGTTATCAGCCAACTGAAAATTACTGACGAGCAAATAGCTAAAGCTACCTCCCACGAAGAACGAGAGTTAAAGCGCCGAGAAAAATTGTATCGCGGTGAACGTCCTTTTCCCAACCTCAAAGGCTCTACAATTATTTTAGTAGATGATGGCTTGGCAACAGGTGCAACTATGTGGGCGGCGATTACTGCTGTGCGAAAACAGCAACCCGCACGTATTATCATTGCAGTATCCGTCGCCGCACCCCAAACTTGTCAAGAATTGGAAACTCAAGTTGATGAATTAGTTTGTATCGCCACACCTAATCCTTTTTATAGTGTTGGTCTTTGGTACGAAAATTTTCCCCAAACTACGGACGATGAGGTTTGCAGTTTGCTCAAGCAAGCCACCAACAACTATATTCCTGATGTTGCGGAAACAATAGCTGTTAAGGAAGATAACTTTTCTTGA
- the secA gene encoding preprotein translocase subunit SecA yields MLKTLLGDPNARKLKKYQPYINDVNLLEEDISALTDEELKGKTAEFKARLAKGETLDEILPEAFAVVREAGRRVLGLRHFDVQLQGGIILHSGQIAEMKTGEGKTLVATLPSYLNALSGKGVHVITVNDYLARRDAEWMGQVHRFLGLSVGLIQASMIPSERQKNYECDITYVTNSEVGFDYLRDNMATSMADVVQRPFNYCVIDEVDSILVDEARTPLIISGQVERPTEKYLQAAEIALTLKPEEHYEVDEKARNVLLTDEGFAEAETLLGVTDLFDPEDPWAHFVFNAIKAKELFLKDTNYIVRNGEVVIVDEFTGRVLPGRRWSDGLHQAIEAKEHVDIQPETQTLATITYQNLFLLYPKLGGMTGTAKTEEPEFEKIYKLEVTVIPTNRIRRRQDWSDMVFKTESGKWGAIARECGEMHELGRPVLVGTTSVEKSEYLSRLLKEMEIPHELLNARPENVEREAEIVAQAGRRGAVTIATNMAGRGTDIILGGNSEYMARLKLREYFMPRIVQPEDEDSFGIQRAAGMPTGHGGGQGFVPGKKVKTWRASPEIFPTQLSKEAEQQLKEAVDAAVKEYGDRSLPELEAEEKVAIAAEKAPIDDPVIQKLRAAYNRVKQEYEQFTEQEHDEVVELGGLHVIGTERHESRRIDNQLRGRAGRQGDPGSTRFFLSLEDNLLRIFGGDRVAGLMNAFQVEEDMPIESGMLTRSLEGAQKKVETYYYDIRKQVFEYDEVMNNQRRAIYAERRRVLEGQDLKEQVITYAEKTMDDIVDYYINPDLPSEEWDLEKLVDKVKEFVYLLADMQPDQLVDISVTEIKAFLHEQVRNAYDLKEAQIDEIQPGLMRQAERFFILQRIDTLWREHLQQMDALRESVGLRGYGQKDPLIEYKSEGYELFLDMMVNIRRDVVYSLFMFQPQPQPAVQTSSEMV; encoded by the coding sequence ATGCTAAAAACTTTGTTGGGCGACCCCAACGCTCGTAAACTTAAAAAATACCAACCTTACATTAATGACGTTAACCTCTTAGAGGAAGACATTAGTGCCCTGACGGATGAGGAATTGAAAGGCAAAACAGCAGAATTTAAAGCGCGGCTGGCCAAGGGTGAAACCCTGGATGAAATTTTGCCGGAGGCTTTTGCTGTTGTTCGAGAAGCAGGTCGGCGGGTCTTGGGTTTGCGACACTTTGATGTGCAACTGCAAGGTGGTATTATTCTGCACTCAGGGCAAATCGCGGAAATGAAGACTGGGGAAGGGAAAACCCTGGTGGCGACTTTACCGAGTTATTTAAATGCACTGTCTGGTAAGGGTGTACACGTAATTACGGTGAACGATTACCTAGCCCGTCGGGACGCCGAATGGATGGGACAGGTGCATCGTTTTCTAGGGTTGAGTGTGGGGCTGATTCAGGCGAGCATGATTCCCAGTGAGCGTCAGAAAAATTACGAGTGTGATATTACTTACGTCACCAACAGTGAGGTGGGTTTTGATTACCTCCGGGATAACATGGCAACATCAATGGCTGATGTGGTACAACGCCCGTTTAATTATTGTGTGATTGATGAGGTAGACTCGATTCTCGTTGATGAGGCGCGGACACCGCTGATTATTTCTGGACAGGTAGAAAGACCGACAGAAAAATATCTGCAAGCGGCGGAAATTGCTTTGACGCTGAAGCCGGAAGAACATTACGAGGTGGACGAAAAAGCACGGAATGTGTTGTTAACTGATGAAGGTTTCGCCGAAGCAGAAACACTTTTGGGCGTCACAGATTTATTTGACCCGGAAGATCCTTGGGCGCACTTCGTTTTCAACGCCATTAAAGCTAAAGAACTGTTCCTCAAGGACACAAACTACATCGTCCGCAACGGGGAAGTGGTCATCGTCGATGAATTTACCGGTCGTGTATTACCGGGACGGCGTTGGAGTGATGGACTACACCAAGCCATCGAAGCTAAAGAGCACGTAGATATTCAACCAGAAACCCAAACTCTAGCGACAATTACTTATCAAAATCTGTTCTTGCTTTATCCCAAACTGGGGGGAATGACGGGAACTGCGAAGACAGAAGAACCAGAATTTGAAAAAATTTACAAACTGGAAGTCACCGTCATCCCCACCAACAGAATTAGAAGACGCCAAGACTGGTCAGATATGGTCTTTAAGACCGAATCAGGTAAATGGGGAGCGATCGCTAGAGAATGCGGCGAAATGCACGAACTCGGTAGACCTGTATTAGTGGGTACTACCAGCGTGGAAAAATCGGAATATCTCAGCCGTCTCCTCAAGGAAATGGAAATTCCCCACGAATTGCTTAACGCTCGTCCAGAAAACGTGGAACGAGAAGCAGAAATTGTCGCTCAAGCTGGGCGGCGAGGTGCTGTAACTATTGCTACGAACATGGCTGGCAGAGGTACGGATATCATCTTGGGTGGTAACTCAGAGTATATGGCTCGCCTGAAGCTGCGGGAATACTTTATGCCCCGGATAGTCCAGCCAGAAGACGAAGATAGCTTTGGTATCCAAAGAGCCGCAGGAATGCCCACAGGACACGGTGGTGGTCAAGGCTTTGTTCCAGGGAAAAAAGTCAAGACTTGGCGAGCGTCACCGGAGATATTCCCGACCCAATTGAGTAAAGAAGCTGAACAACAGCTTAAAGAAGCAGTAGACGCTGCAGTTAAGGAATATGGCGATCGCTCTTTACCCGAATTGGAAGCAGAAGAAAAAGTAGCGATCGCCGCCGAAAAAGCCCCCATCGATGACCCAGTAATTCAAAAACTGCGCGCCGCATATAACCGTGTCAAGCAGGAGTATGAACAATTTACCGAGCAAGAGCATGATGAGGTAGTCGAACTCGGCGGTTTACACGTCATCGGCACAGAACGCCACGAATCTCGCCGTATCGACAACCAATTGCGCGGACGGGCGGGAAGACAAGGCGACCCCGGTTCAACACGATTCTTTTTGAGTTTAGAAGATAACTTACTACGGATTTTTGGTGGCGATCGCGTCGCTGGCTTAATGAACGCCTTCCAAGTAGAAGAAGATATGCCCATTGAATCGGGAATGCTCACCCGCAGTCTAGAAGGGGCGCAGAAAAAAGTCGAAACCTACTACTACGACATCCGTAAACAGGTATTTGAATACGACGAGGTGATGAACAACCAACGTCGCGCCATCTACGCCGAACGCCGTCGGGTATTGGAAGGTCAAGACCTCAAAGAACAGGTAATCACCTACGCCGAAAAAACGATGGACGACATCGTTGACTATTACATCAACCCAGACCTCCCCTCCGAAGAGTGGGATTTAGAAAAGTTGGTAGATAAAGTCAAAGAATTCGTCTATCTCCTCGCTGACATGCAACCCGATCAACTAGTGGATATCTCCGTCACCGAGATCAAAGCTTTCCTTCATGAACAAGTACGGAATGCTTACGACCTCAAAGAAGCCCAAATTGACGAAATTCAACCAGGATTAATGCGTCAAGCCGAACGCTTCTTCATCTTGCAACGGATCGATACCCTGTGGCGAGAACATCTGCAGCAAATGGACGCCCTGCGCGAATCTGTGGGACTGCGTGGTTATGGGCAAAAAGACCCGCTGATTGAGTATAAGAGCGAGGGTTACGAATTATTTTTGGATATGATGGTGAATATCCGCCGAGATGTGGTATACTCCCTGTTCATGTTCCAGCCCCAACCCCAGCCAGCAGTACAAACATCTTCAGAGATGGTTTGA
- a CDS encoding TIGR03643 family protein, translating into MDLPELDSETIDRILEMAWEDRTPFEAIEAQFGLLEKQVIALMRREMKASSFQMWRERVTKRKTKHLHQREFIAGRFKSHNQKT; encoded by the coding sequence ATGGATCTACCAGAACTAGATAGCGAAACCATAGACCGCATTTTGGAAATGGCTTGGGAAGACAGAACACCTTTTGAAGCCATCGAAGCACAATTTGGTTTGTTGGAAAAACAAGTAATCGCTTTAATGCGGCGCGAAATGAAAGCATCAAGCTTCCAGATGTGGCGAGAAAGAGTCACCAAACGTAAAACAAAACATTTGCATCAACGAGAATTTATTGCAGGTAGATTTAAATCGCACAATCAAAAAACATGA
- a CDS encoding 50S ribosomal protein L11 methyltransferase — protein MSLIELSLDTTHEAVDWVCTLLAETVDIADVEIAAYSHQNSLATSPWAFTIHIYLPDDNYSRVRVEKIVNLLSPLHRTGLATTIESNLVEKPINTNIISPVVNRIGERFVVLAPHAPYPSPAADEIIIRLAKTLAFGSGLHPATILSLQLLEKYILPQMNVLDLGSGSGILSVAIAKLGAQVLALDNDHVAVQATQNTVRLNSVEPQVTVVEGSLGCGSEMGHWMGKETSADAIKIEDTPSFHLIVANILARIHVALADDFRRSLRHTNTQPGLLITAGFTIDQEEIVNAALTTAGFEVIDCARFHEWVALVYQLY, from the coding sequence ATGTCATTAATTGAACTAAGTCTAGACACCACACACGAGGCGGTTGATTGGGTTTGTACGCTGCTGGCTGAGACTGTCGATATTGCAGATGTGGAAATTGCAGCATATTCTCACCAAAATTCTCTAGCTACCTCCCCTTGGGCATTTACAATTCACATATACTTACCCGACGATAACTATTCACGGGTACGTGTTGAAAAAATCGTCAATCTCTTATCACCTTTGCATCGTACAGGACTGGCAACGACAATTGAAAGTAATTTAGTCGAAAAACCCATAAATACAAATATAATTAGTCCTGTGGTCAACCGAATTGGTGAAAGATTTGTGGTCTTAGCGCCTCATGCACCCTATCCATCACCAGCAGCCGATGAAATTATTATCAGATTAGCAAAAACCCTAGCTTTTGGTAGCGGATTACATCCAGCGACTATTCTCAGTCTGCAACTTTTAGAAAAATATATTCTTCCCCAAATGAATGTGCTCGATTTGGGGTCAGGTTCAGGTATTTTAAGTGTAGCGATCGCTAAATTAGGTGCACAAGTTTTAGCTTTAGATAACGATCATGTTGCTGTGCAAGCAACCCAAAACACCGTGAGACTAAACAGCGTAGAACCCCAAGTAACAGTTGTGGAGGGAAGTTTGGGGTGTGGAAGTGAAATGGGGCATTGGATGGGCAAAGAAACTAGCGCTGATGCTATAAAAATCGAAGATACGCCTAGCTTTCATTTAATTGTTGCAAATATTTTAGCACGAATACATGTTGCTTTAGCTGATGACTTCCGGCGATCGCTACGTCACACCAACACACAACCAGGACTATTAATCACAGCCGGCTTTACCATTGATCAAGAAGAAATTGTGAATGCAGCATTGACTACAGCCGGATTTGAAGTCATCGATTGTGCCAGATTCCATGAATGGGTAGCACTTGTTTATCAATTGTATTAA
- a CDS encoding cation-translocating P-type ATPase yields the protein MIQAIHTKVKGRGRYKVKLLENSPDLQRLLERSLSQNQDINYVAANPLTGNVLVLFNSEISHRQIATLIQEIVLTHSQPKNLDKVKSKLKTKKTFAKSIIPTADPKIENWHTQETNEVLASFNTSKISGLSSELATANLQKYGLNILSETATRSQLNMLVEQFKSLPVALLGVAAGVSICTGGVVDAIVIMGVVGLNAAIGYFTESQSERIIQSLKNRGQTSTWVIRDSTKIEVPTENVALGDILVLQPGSYVAADTRIIAADYLSIDESALTGESLPVNKTAESLTGQEIALGDRLNMAYKGTLVTSGQGLAVAVAIGKFTEMGKIQQLVGEATAMDTPLAKQLDKVGSQLVMLSMGICGLVFGMGMMRGYGLVQMLTSSISLAVAAVPEGLPTIATTTLALGIQDMRKNNILVRSLNAVEALGSVQTICLDKTGTITENRMSVVEIQANTTQISVVDNKFIVNGEDINPYSCDDLLKLIHVSVLCNESEVKPSANGEYLLTGSATENALIYLAIAAGVNVVDLRAKYSLWQTNFRSENRNIMSTIHETDDQQKFVAVKGNPAEVVQICQWRLKHGQIVPLTAADRQAIAIANDRMAGKALRVLGLAYATNNGDEHESDLTWLGLVGMADPIRIGVKELIADFHQAGIDTVMITGDQSPTAYAIAKELQLNRDQQLEILDSTDLNRLTPEAMTALSDKVDVFARISPSNKLQIVQALQRAGKVVAMTGDGINDAPALKAAQVGVAMGKGGTDVAREVADIVLADDRLETMIIAVSRGRTIYNNIRKSVHFLLSTNLSEIMVMTSAIALGIGEPLNAIQLLWLNLVTDIFPGLSLAMEAPEPEVLSQPPRSPETPIIKNSDLGRIAGESAIISLSTLAAYGYAIAKYGISPRASTVAFLSLTSAQLLHTISSRSEKHSIFNSEKLPPNPYLNAAVVGSFAIQILALTIPQLRSLLKITPINLVDSLVIGSAAFVPLLINESTKNMRLNQQLNSATTEPKIIAIAH from the coding sequence GTGATCCAAGCAATACATACTAAGGTTAAAGGGAGAGGCAGATATAAGGTTAAGTTGTTGGAAAATTCGCCAGATTTACAGCGGTTGTTGGAGCGATCGCTTTCTCAAAATCAAGATATCAATTATGTTGCTGCTAATCCGTTAACGGGTAATGTTTTGGTTTTATTTAATTCGGAGATTAGTCATAGGCAAATTGCGACGCTAATTCAAGAAATTGTCCTCACTCATTCTCAACCAAAAAATCTAGATAAAGTTAAGTCAAAATTAAAAACTAAGAAAACATTTGCTAAATCTATTATTCCGACTGCAGATCCCAAAATAGAAAATTGGCACACACAAGAAACAAATGAAGTTTTAGCAAGTTTCAATACTTCAAAAATATCGGGTTTATCGAGTGAATTAGCTACAGCAAATCTGCAAAAATATGGTTTAAATATTCTCTCGGAAACTGCGACTCGTTCTCAATTGAATATGTTAGTTGAGCAGTTTAAATCTTTACCAGTCGCTTTGTTGGGAGTCGCCGCAGGTGTTTCAATTTGCACTGGTGGGGTTGTTGATGCCATAGTAATTATGGGTGTTGTTGGTTTAAATGCTGCAATTGGTTACTTTACGGAAAGCCAGTCAGAAAGAATTATTCAATCTCTAAAAAATCGTGGTCAAACGTCAACTTGGGTAATTAGAGATAGCACTAAAATTGAAGTCCCTACGGAAAATGTCGCTTTAGGTGATATTTTGGTTTTGCAACCAGGCTCTTATGTAGCAGCGGATACGCGCATCATTGCCGCTGATTACTTGAGTATTGATGAATCTGCTCTCACTGGCGAAAGTTTACCTGTAAATAAAACTGCTGAATCCTTGACTGGGCAAGAGATTGCGCTAGGCGATCGCCTAAATATGGCATACAAAGGCACTTTAGTTACTAGTGGTCAAGGATTGGCTGTAGCGGTAGCGATAGGTAAATTTACGGAAATGGGTAAAATTCAACAATTAGTGGGTGAAGCCACAGCGATGGATACTCCCCTAGCCAAGCAGTTAGACAAGGTGGGGAGTCAATTAGTGATGTTGAGTATGGGAATTTGTGGTTTGGTTTTTGGTATGGGTATGATGCGGGGGTATGGCTTAGTGCAGATGCTGACTTCATCCATATCTTTAGCTGTGGCTGCAGTTCCAGAAGGTCTACCCACAATCGCTACTACTACTTTAGCTTTGGGTATTCAAGATATGCGGAAAAATAATATCCTTGTCCGCAGTCTTAATGCAGTGGAAGCTTTGGGTTCTGTCCAAACAATTTGTCTGGATAAAACAGGAACCATTACAGAAAACCGCATGTCGGTAGTGGAAATTCAAGCAAACACTACACAAATTAGTGTAGTTGATAACAAATTTATTGTGAATGGTGAGGATATTAATCCTTATAGTTGCGACGATTTATTAAAACTAATTCATGTGTCAGTTCTCTGCAATGAAAGTGAAGTTAAGCCATCAGCAAATGGCGAGTATTTATTAACAGGTTCGGCTACAGAAAATGCTTTAATTTATTTAGCGATCGCAGCTGGAGTTAATGTCGTCGATTTAAGAGCAAAATATTCTTTGTGGCAAACTAATTTTCGCTCGGAAAATCGCAATATCATGAGTACAATTCATGAAACTGACGACCAGCAGAAGTTTGTCGCTGTTAAAGGTAATCCCGCAGAAGTGGTGCAGATATGCCAATGGAGACTGAAGCATGGGCAAATTGTACCGTTAACTGCAGCAGATAGACAAGCGATCGCTATTGCGAATGATCGCATGGCGGGTAAAGCCTTGCGGGTACTAGGTCTAGCTTACGCGACAAATAACGGCGATGAACATGAATCAGACTTGACATGGTTGGGTTTGGTAGGAATGGCAGACCCAATTAGAATAGGTGTGAAAGAATTAATAGCAGATTTTCATCAAGCGGGAATAGATACAGTCATGATTACTGGCGATCAAAGCCCAACAGCTTATGCGATCGCTAAAGAATTACAATTAAATCGAGATCAGCAATTAGAAATTCTCGATTCCACTGACCTCAATCGTCTCACGCCTGAAGCAATGACTGCACTCAGCGACAAAGTAGACGTTTTTGCTCGCATCAGTCCCAGCAATAAACTACAAATTGTCCAAGCTTTGCAGAGAGCGGGTAAAGTAGTCGCCATGACTGGTGATGGAATTAATGATGCTCCAGCTTTAAAAGCCGCCCAAGTCGGAGTTGCAATGGGTAAAGGCGGTACAGACGTAGCGCGAGAAGTTGCAGATATCGTTTTAGCAGACGACCGACTCGAAACCATGATTATTGCTGTGAGTCGAGGGCGGACAATTTACAACAATATACGCAAATCTGTGCATTTCCTGTTATCAACGAATCTCAGTGAAATCATGGTCATGACCAGCGCCATCGCTTTAGGGATAGGCGAACCCCTCAACGCCATTCAATTGCTGTGGTTGAATCTAGTTACTGATATTTTCCCTGGACTTTCCCTAGCGATGGAAGCACCAGAACCAGAGGTATTAAGTCAACCACCCCGCAGCCCAGAAACACCAATTATCAAGAACTCCGACCTAGGGAGAATTGCGGGAGAGTCAGCGATAATTTCTCTGAGTACTTTAGCAGCTTATGGATATGCGATCGCCAAATATGGAATTAGTCCCCGCGCCAGCACTGTTGCCTTCTTAAGTTTAACATCAGCCCAACTACTACATACTATTAGCAGTCGCTCTGAAAAACACAGCATTTTTAATTCCGAAAAACTGCCACCAAATCCTTACTTAAATGCTGCCGTTGTCGGTTCCTTTGCCATCCAAATCTTAGCGCTAACCATCCCTCAACTAAGGAGCTTATTAAAAATTACACCCATTAATCTTGTTGATAGTCTAGTGATTGGCAGTGCTGCTTTCGTACCATTATTAATCAATGAAAGCACAAAGAATATGAGATTAAATCAACAACTAAACTCTGCAACAACAGAACCAAAAATTATAGCGATCGCCCACTAA